Genomic DNA from Desulfonema ishimotonii:
TAAGAATCTGTTTTGAAAATTCTTTCGGAGTGCAAAAGTTAAGCCCCGAAAGGGGCGATCTTTTGCAACATTTGCGAAAAACCGGCCTCCGGCCTTAATTTTCGCACTCCGTTTCCGAGTCGCCGGTATTTTAAAGCAGTTTCCAAATCGGGATTTGCCTGCGGGGCGTACCTCTTTCGCTGGAATTCATAATTGTTCCGGGTGGATGTCTGCCTTCGCAGGCATGACGCGGCTTCGGAGGAAACGTTGGTCTCAAAATGGACGGAGTATAATTCGGAGGATGAGATGAAAAAGATATGGGTGCTGCACGGCGTAAACCTGAACATGTTCGGCAGGCGTGATCCGGCTCAGTACGGAATTCTCACACTGGCGGAGATTGACGCACGGGTTTCAGACCTGGCATCCGAACTCGGATGCGCGGTCGAATGCTATCAGACCAACCACGAGGGGGAGATGGTGGAAAAAATCCACCGGGCGCATACGGAAAATACTGACGCGGTGGTCATCAACGCGGGGGCCTGGACCCATTACAGCTACGCCATTGCGGATGCGCTTGCCATTCTGACAGTCCCGGTCATTGAGGTCCACATGTCCCACGTTCACGCACGGGAAAAATTCAGACACCATTCGGTCATCGCGCCGCTGGCAAGGGGGCAGATTACCGGATTCGGCGTCAACAGCTATTTGCTGGGGCTTCGCGCGGCGTGGGATCTGATCGGAGACGCGGAGTCATGCAGCCCGGAAAATGTCGCCCGGAAATGAATTTTCGGGCTGAATCCGTGAAACATGCCGAAGCCTGTTGAATCCGGCAAATCAACCCGTTTCAACGGGTTTCAATGACTGAGCCGGGGAATTCATTCCCCGGCGGCGGGATTGGCGCTTTGAGTCGCTCCGATCCGCCCGGCCCCCGTAACGTCGCCCGGAAATGAATTTCCGGGCTGAATCCGCGAAACAGGCTGAAGCCTGTTGAATCCGACATATCAGCCCCCGGCGGCACAGGGCAAACGCATATAAACTTGGCGCGTTTTTTATTTCCTATAAAAACAGAATTTTAAATAAATAGACTCAAAATCAAAACCGTGATTTCAGTGGATTTATGTTGTATAACTATTTGAATTAATTGATTCTGAATTTTATGTGCGTTTACCCTGCCCGGCGGCAGCTTCAGGCTTGAATGAATTTTCGGATTGATGTAATATTATCAAATTAGAGTTGTTTACCCCACATGCGTGGGGATGTTTCGTTTTAGGTGCCTGTAATAATAATATTTTATTACACTTATCCCACATGCGTGGGAACATTGACGGGGCGGGATTCGCCCCGTTTTTTTTGTTTTTTATCTCAGATAATTCTTGACATCTCAGATTAATCTTTTTACATAAAGAGTGTTTTTAGATAGAAACAAAGTTTTATGTGCCTGTAAAAAGCAATCCTTTTACGGAGGGTTCCCATGTTTAATCCCATCTACGACCCTTTCTTCCCCTGCCGGACAAACGGCAACACCACGCGAGTTCCCATGCGCGAGATCCTGCTCGGCAATATCCGCGCCAACCCCTCCCACCCGGACCCGGCACTGAACGCCTTTCTCCGCTATGTGCCATCAGAATTTTTGCAATCCCTTAATCTGAAATTGGACAGAGAGGAATGGATCGATCTTATAAATAACGGTGTGGAATCCGGTTACATGGAAAGCTATCGGCAACAGGTTGAGGCCCGGCTGGAGGATATGAAGGATGTCTTTGCGCTTCACCCGGATAAAAACGGATTTTTCCAGCACGCGGATGTCAGAACCCAAAAAAATCTGAAGACCGACCTGGATGCTCTGCTGATCTTCGGCACATCCGGGAATAACCCGGTCCACCACCGGGTCAACGGCAGCCTGAAACAGCTCTGTGTTCCCTGCGTGCTGACAGCCCTGATGCAGCACAACAACTTCTGCCTTGCCGGAACCGTGGGCCATTCCAATTTCAGGGGGCAGACCTGCTACCTCTGCATGATCCATGAAGATGACCCGTTCCGGCGAATGCTGCTGAACACATGGTTTCCGGGCATCTCCGATGCTGAGCCAAAACAATATGGCTGGGACAGACCGGCTGGCGCGGATGATTTGCCCACATGGATTCGTCCGGGAAAGGCCGGAAAGGAAGGAGTTAAAGAGGGCGCGTCGGACGTGGGGCTGAGGCGGGCGGTTTTTTATACGCCACGCCACGCTTTTTTTGACACGGAACATGACACCGGCCGGTGTGATCTCTGCGGCCAGACTTCGGACAAACTGGTGCGGCGGTATTATTGGGAGCGGTACGGACACAAGCTCAACACAAAAGGCGTTACGGTTCGCCATCCGACGCAGGCCGTCTATACGGATGAAAAGAATCTGACCCTGCCGGTCAACTACAATCCTTCGGTGTGGCGGAATCTCGGCGCGCTGGTGGTAAAAAATTTCAATTCGGGAAAGCTGAAATTCGATCCGGCCCCGCTTGTGGCGCAGTTCAAAGGTGCAAACAACAATGAATCCTTTCTAACGCTTGAACTGATGGCCTTTGAGGCCAATCAGGCAAAGCTGTTGAATTTTCACCATGACAAACTCCGGCTGCCGGTATTTGCCGAAGACAGTGATATACGTTTTTTTTATGAAAACGTGGAACGATTCACATCGGCGGCCGCGCAAATGCTCAACGCTTTTCGGCGTTGCGGAACGGCGGACAAGCAGCGGAAGCAGATTCAGCTTGCCTCGGTCAACGACGCTCACGGGACGCTGACCCAGAGGTTCGGAGAGGAAACCCTGAGCAGTCTGGAGCGTTTCAGAGCGGTTTTCGACCCGCAGGATGAAAATGAGATGGTTGACCGGATGAAAGAAAGGCTGGAAAAATTCGGGCAGGAGATTCGCGGCGAATTCGAGCATATCTGTCAGAAAGAATATTCATGGGACAATGTGAAGGCCCAGAAAAAATTGGCTGGTCAGAAACATATGCTGGCAGGCGTGTTAAGAAAAATCCTGAATGAATTTGAGGGCGAATAAAGACGGAGGACAATGTGACAGAATTTCAGGAAAAAGACAAACGCATGGCCGCGCTGATTGCGGCATACAAGAAACTGCCCAAACGGGCGCAGGCCGAACTCCGGCGGCTGGAGGACTACACAGAAGTGCCTCTGCTGGCGGCGGAAGCGCTCTGGAAATGCAGAAAAGAGATGCAGGCTGCCGATGAAAAGCCGTATCCTGAAGAAGTGCTGTCGGCCCTGCTAATCCTCTTCAGGGACCGGGGGGCCAATGGTGATAAGCTGGCGGGAGCTGACCAAAGGCTCGGAGAGCAGTTTGCGGGGAATAAGGATAAAATGCCAATCAAACCCGGACGTTTCAAAGGACTTATGGCCCCGGACGATCTGGAAAAGGGATTTGACAGGCTCCGGCCGCTGCTGAGACTTTTCCGCCATGATTCGCTCAACTGGAAAGAGGTGGCCTCTTTTCTGAACGCGCTGTACTGGCACGGTAAAAATCCCGACAGGAGGAATCAGCAGACCCTTTACAGGGCCAGAAAGCAACTGGCGGACGCCTATTTCGGAACGATTTCCACTGAAAAC
This window encodes:
- a CDS encoding type I-E CRISPR-associated protein Cse1/CasA → MFNPIYDPFFPCRTNGNTTRVPMREILLGNIRANPSHPDPALNAFLRYVPSEFLQSLNLKLDREEWIDLINNGVESGYMESYRQQVEARLEDMKDVFALHPDKNGFFQHADVRTQKNLKTDLDALLIFGTSGNNPVHHRVNGSLKQLCVPCVLTALMQHNNFCLAGTVGHSNFRGQTCYLCMIHEDDPFRRMLLNTWFPGISDAEPKQYGWDRPAGADDLPTWIRPGKAGKEGVKEGASDVGLRRAVFYTPRHAFFDTEHDTGRCDLCGQTSDKLVRRYYWERYGHKLNTKGVTVRHPTQAVYTDEKNLTLPVNYNPSVWRNLGALVVKNFNSGKLKFDPAPLVAQFKGANNNESFLTLELMAFEANQAKLLNFHHDKLRLPVFAEDSDIRFFYENVERFTSAAAQMLNAFRRCGTADKQRKQIQLASVNDAHGTLTQRFGEETLSSLERFRAVFDPQDENEMVDRMKERLEKFGQEIRGEFEHICQKEYSWDNVKAQKKLAGQKHMLAGVLRKILNEFEGE
- the aroQ gene encoding type II 3-dehydroquinate dehydratase — protein: MKKIWVLHGVNLNMFGRRDPAQYGILTLAEIDARVSDLASELGCAVECYQTNHEGEMVEKIHRAHTENTDAVVINAGAWTHYSYAIADALAILTVPVIEVHMSHVHAREKFRHHSVIAPLARGQITGFGVNSYLLGLRAAWDLIGDAESCSPENVARK
- a CDS encoding type I-E CRISPR-associated protein Cse2/CasB, whose product is MTEFQEKDKRMAALIAAYKKLPKRAQAELRRLEDYTEVPLLAAEALWKCRKEMQAADEKPYPEEVLSALLILFRDRGANGDKLAGADQRLGEQFAGNKDKMPIKPGRFKGLMAPDDLEKGFDRLRPLLRLFRHDSLNWKEVASFLNALYWHGKNPDRRNQQTLYRARKQLADAYFGTISTENR